A window of Gimesia sp. contains these coding sequences:
- a CDS encoding efflux RND transporter periplasmic adaptor subunit, whose translation MKNTMTVASFLALISLSLTGCEYLPQTHAESHTAAPGKAHGEEHGEGHAEEHGGAHAESHGEGHEEGGHHPIHKIIVTTPVKKDVISTQQYVCQIHSCQHIEVRALEGGYLEKINIKEGQHVKKGDLLFKILPTLFQARMESELAEANRVQIELDNAQSLLDKGIVSSQEIALKKAELAKAQAKVQLAQAELGFTNVKAPFDGIVDRQRNQLGSLIEEGDVLTTMSDNSLMWVYFNVPEAQYLEYKAELDKDGGKSDHLQIELKLANGEIFPQEGKIGAIEADFNNMTGNIPFRADFSNPEGLLRNGQTGTILIHRTLQNILVIPQRATFEILAKRYAFVVDKDNVVHQRDIEIKGEQDDIFVLKSGLKEGEKIILEGIRQVKDGDKIKYDFRDPQEVLSNLKYHAE comes from the coding sequence ATGAAAAACACAATGACTGTCGCCAGTTTTCTGGCTCTGATTTCACTCTCGTTAACCGGTTGCGAATATCTCCCGCAAACGCACGCCGAATCTCACACCGCTGCGCCAGGTAAGGCACATGGCGAAGAACATGGGGAAGGTCACGCTGAAGAACATGGCGGTGCGCATGCAGAGTCTCACGGTGAGGGACACGAAGAAGGGGGGCATCACCCGATACACAAGATTATTGTGACCACTCCGGTCAAAAAAGATGTGATCAGCACCCAGCAGTATGTCTGCCAGATTCACTCCTGTCAGCACATCGAAGTCCGCGCCCTGGAAGGCGGTTACCTGGAAAAGATTAATATTAAAGAAGGACAGCACGTCAAGAAAGGAGATCTGCTGTTCAAGATCCTGCCGACGTTGTTCCAGGCCCGCATGGAATCAGAGCTGGCGGAAGCCAATCGCGTGCAGATTGAACTGGATAACGCACAGTCACTGCTGGATAAGGGGATCGTTTCATCACAGGAGATCGCGCTGAAGAAAGCGGAGCTGGCGAAAGCGCAAGCCAAAGTGCAACTGGCCCAGGCGGAACTGGGATTTACGAATGTCAAAGCCCCCTTCGACGGGATTGTCGACCGCCAGCGGAATCAGCTGGGAAGTCTGATTGAAGAGGGAGACGTGCTGACGACCATGTCCGACAACAGTCTGATGTGGGTTTACTTTAACGTGCCCGAGGCACAGTACCTGGAGTACAAAGCCGAGCTGGATAAGGATGGCGGAAAATCGGACCATCTGCAGATCGAACTCAAACTGGCCAACGGCGAAATCTTTCCTCAAGAAGGGAAGATCGGTGCAATTGAAGCTGATTTTAATAACATGACAGGGAACATCCCTTTCCGCGCGGATTTTTCGAATCCGGAAGGGTTGCTGCGTAACGGTCAGACCGGAACGATTTTGATACACCGCACCTTACAAAACATTCTCGTAATTCCTCAGAGAGCGACTTTCGAGATTCTCGCCAAACGTTATGCGTTCGTTGTTGATAAGGACAACGTTGTGCACCAGAGAGACATTGAGATCAAGGGCGAACAGGATGATATCTTCGTGCTCAAGAGTGGTCTCAAGGAAGGCGAGAAGATCATTCTCGAGGGTATTCGTCAGGTGAAGGATGGCGACAAGATCAAATACGATTTCCGTGACCCACAGGAAGTACTCAGTAACCTGAAATATCACGCGGAATAA